The Struthio camelus isolate bStrCam1 chromosome 24, bStrCam1.hap1, whole genome shotgun sequence genome includes a window with the following:
- the TCP11 gene encoding LOW QUALITY PROTEIN: T-complex protein 11 homolog (The sequence of the model RefSeq protein was modified relative to this genomic sequence to represent the inferred CDS: inserted 3 bases in 2 codons), with amino-acid sequence MELIRREAEHGALDIHSLTMYILGTMAVLCAPVRDEEVQRLQNLTDSVQILRKIFQVLDLMKMDMLIFTIQSLHPHLQDHSVQNEQKKFQELLDKLPNSLDHTTEWLCKAAAELSVSSSQSPSHPTVRARLPHSHREXSSTAMPSPTSVLNRGYMNLLCWEPGPKEYPETLFMDQTQLQAVQSQVNQLTIIAAVLLVTCMCGSTLFGSPGFVARLKQVTKVLLEGLSYTRYEESLQDIGNQVLQESGRTLSQLGYPAFTNDKCASLKGQIRSIADNAVQSVIEQGIHLFLSLFISPNGQNSLKDXPKGLDAIQEELLEVGHRFGSVINHNRQVFGPYYSENLKKVLLPEPELEPDAGTDPF; translated from the exons ATGGAGTTGATTAGACGGGAGGCTGAACATGGGGCTCTGGATATCCACAGTCTCACCATGTACATCCTTGGCACAATGGCAGTGCTGTGTGCGCCTGTTCGAGATGAGGAAGTACAAAGATTGCAAAACCTAACAGATTCAGTTCAAATTCTTAG GAAGATTTTCCAGGTGTTGGACCTGATGAAAATGGATATGCTGATTTTTACCATCCAGAGCCTCCACCCCCACTTGCAGGACCACTCTGTCCAGAACGAACAGAAGAAATTCCAGGAACTCTTAGATAAGCTGCCTA ATAGCCTGGATCACACAACAGAGtggctctgcaaagcagcagcagaactgtcTGTGTCCTCTTCACAATCTCCATCCCACCCTACAGTCAGAGCTCGCCTGCCTCACTCTCACAGGGA CAGTAGCACAGCTATGCCAAGTCCCACATCTGTGCTAAACCGAGGATACATGAATCTGCTCTGCTGGGAACCTGGACCAAAGGAATATCCTGA GACACTGTTTATGGATCAGACCCAACTGCAGGCAGTACAATCACAGGTGAATCAGCTTACCATCATAGCTGCAGTCCTGCTAGTGACCTGCATGTGTGGAAGCACCTTATTTGGCTCACCAGGGTTTGTAGCTAGGCTGAAGCAGGTAACAAAGGTCCTCTTGGAAGGGCTCTCTTATACCAG GTATGAAGAATCTTTACAAGATATAGGCAATCAAGTGCTCCAGGAAAGTGGCAGGACTCTTTCACAGCTGGGTTATCCTGCTTTTACCAATGACAAATGTGCTTCCCTGAAAGGCCAGATAAGAAGCATCGCAGACAATGCAGTGCAGAGTGTCATCG AACAGGGGATTCATTTATTCCTCAGCCTTTTCATTTCCCCTAATGGACAGAATTCTCTCAAGG CTCCCAAAGGCCTTGATGCCATTCAAGAAGAGCTGCTGGAAGTTGGGCACAGGTTTGGAAGTGTGATCAACCACAACAGGCAGGTGTTTGGACCTTACTACTCAGAAAATCTCAAGAAAGTGCTTCTCCCAGAGCCAGAACTGGAGCCAGATGCAGGAACAGACCCTTTCTGA